The following coding sequences lie in one Thermosulfuriphilus ammonigenes genomic window:
- the bioA gene encoding adenosylmethionine--8-amino-7-oxononanoate transaminase, which produces MSRYTKEKILDLDRRHLWHPFTQMKDYEDRDPPVIVAAKGLQLQTIEGQLLYDTISSWWVNLHGHNHPELNEALIEQLHRLDHVNFSGFTHREAVEVVDRLRGFLPQELCRFFYSDNGSTAVEVALKMAFQFWQNQGFKEKTRFIFLENAYHGDTMGAVSVGGIDLFHRLYRPLTFFSYKTRAPYCLRCPDKPAEGFTLDAPLPDCSLTCLEALEGILKEKAVEICAIIVEPRLLAAGGMIVYPKEYLKGLWELARKYDVLVIFDEVATGFGRTGTMFAMEQVGVVPDIVCLAKGLTGGYLPLSLTVATEEIFQAFYDDYLAGKTFFHGHSYTANPLACAVAIANLKLFAKERPLEKGEPVRLHFQRQLRRLFGEEPYVGDIRYLGYVGAIELVADRATQKAFPVEARVGFKIYMESLKEGLVLRPLGDVIYWFLPLCVTVSEIDEILEKSRGVIRRVIHGLGGI; this is translated from the coding sequence GTGAGCCGGTACACAAAAGAAAAAATTCTTGACCTTGACCGCCGTCATCTCTGGCACCCGTTTACCCAGATGAAGGACTATGAAGATCGCGACCCCCCGGTAATCGTGGCCGCCAAGGGCCTCCAGCTTCAGACCATCGAGGGCCAGCTCCTCTATGACACCATATCCTCCTGGTGGGTAAATCTCCATGGTCACAACCACCCCGAGCTCAATGAGGCCTTGATAGAGCAACTCCATCGCCTGGATCATGTCAACTTTTCTGGATTCACCCACCGAGAGGCGGTAGAGGTGGTCGATCGCCTGCGAGGCTTCCTCCCTCAGGAGCTTTGCCGCTTCTTTTACTCTGACAACGGCTCTACCGCTGTGGAGGTGGCCCTCAAGATGGCCTTCCAGTTCTGGCAAAACCAAGGTTTTAAAGAGAAGACCCGCTTCATCTTCTTAGAGAACGCCTATCATGGGGACACCATGGGAGCGGTAAGCGTTGGCGGCATAGATCTCTTTCATCGGCTATACCGTCCTTTGACCTTTTTCTCTTATAAAACCAGGGCCCCCTATTGTCTTCGCTGTCCGGATAAGCCAGCGGAGGGCTTCACCTTAGACGCTCCCCTCCCTGATTGCAGCCTCACCTGCCTAGAGGCCCTTGAGGGGATCCTCAAGGAAAAAGCTGTCGAAATTTGCGCCATTATTGTCGAACCTCGCCTCCTGGCCGCCGGTGGAATGATCGTCTACCCCAAAGAATACCTTAAGGGGCTTTGGGAGCTGGCCCGAAAATATGATGTATTGGTGATCTTCGATGAGGTGGCCACCGGCTTTGGCCGCACCGGAACCATGTTCGCCATGGAACAGGTCGGGGTGGTCCCGGATATAGTCTGTCTGGCCAAGGGGCTCACTGGAGGCTACCTTCCTTTATCCCTTACGGTGGCCACAGAAGAAATCTTCCAGGCCTTCTACGATGACTATCTGGCCGGCAAGACATTCTTCCACGGGCACTCCTATACAGCCAACCCTTTGGCCTGTGCCGTGGCTATTGCCAATCTCAAACTTTTTGCTAAAGAACGTCCTTTGGAGAAGGGTGAACCGGTACGCCTCCACTTCCAGCGTCAATTAAGGAGGCTCTTTGGGGAGGAGCCCTATGTGGGCGACATCCGATATCTCGGATACGTGGGAGCTATCGAACTGGTAGCTGACAGGGCCACCCAAAAGGCCTTTCCTGTGGAGGCCAGAGTGGGGTTTAAGATCTACATGGAATCCCTTAAAGAGGGGTTGGTCCTTCGCCCTCTGGGGGATGTTATTTACTGGTTTTTACCCTTATGCGTAACCGTCTCAGAGATAGACGAAATCCTGGAGAAAAGCCGGGGGGTCATAAGGAGGGTCATCCATGGCCTGGGAGGCATATGA
- the bioB gene encoding biotin synthase BioB: MKIKQSQLKAILAGETPLLPWLEVARRVKEARFGKKIETCAIVNAKSGRCPSDCHFCAQAKEWATEAKIYPLLAEEELLRQAEEAAAAGIDRFSFVTSGISLSTTELERLLRVIETLRERVPGLVLCASLGRLSRAQLAELKAAGLDRYHHNLETSEEFYPRICSRQLWRDRYQTILAAKEVGLSTCCGGIFGMGETDEDVLSLAGALKVLEVDSVPVNFLHPIPGTPLEGVKHLTPLKALRILIVLRLLLPGAEIRLCGGREYNLGDLQALSLYPASGLMVGNYLTTRGRDLAQDREMIRALGYTSGLL; encoded by the coding sequence ATGAAGATTAAACAGAGTCAGCTTAAAGCCATTTTGGCCGGAGAGACGCCGCTTCTTCCCTGGCTAGAGGTGGCCAGGCGGGTAAAAGAGGCCCGTTTCGGAAAAAAGATAGAAACCTGTGCCATAGTCAATGCCAAAAGCGGCCGCTGCCCTTCTGATTGTCATTTCTGTGCCCAGGCTAAAGAGTGGGCTACGGAGGCAAAAATCTACCCTTTACTTGCCGAAGAGGAGCTCCTCAGGCAGGCTGAGGAGGCAGCGGCGGCTGGAATTGACCGCTTCAGTTTTGTGACCAGCGGTATTTCGCTGTCAACAACTGAGCTGGAGCGTCTCCTCCGGGTGATAGAGACCTTGAGGGAGAGGGTTCCGGGGCTTGTTCTCTGTGCCTCTCTGGGACGCCTTTCCCGGGCTCAACTGGCCGAGCTTAAGGCCGCCGGTCTTGATCGATATCATCATAATTTGGAGACCTCCGAGGAGTTTTATCCCCGAATCTGCAGTCGTCAGCTCTGGCGGGACCGGTATCAGACGATTCTGGCCGCTAAGGAAGTCGGGCTTTCTACCTGTTGTGGGGGGATCTTCGGTATGGGGGAGACAGATGAAGATGTTTTAAGCTTGGCAGGAGCCCTAAAGGTTCTCGAAGTGGATTCGGTGCCTGTAAATTTTCTTCATCCTATTCCGGGGACCCCTCTTGAGGGAGTAAAACACCTTACCCCTCTCAAAGCCTTAAGAATTCTCATTGTTCTCAGACTTCTTCTTCCCGGGGCAGAGATCCGGCTCTGCGGCGGTCGGGAATATAATCTTGGGGATCTCCAGGCCCTTTCCCTTTATCCGGCAAGTGGCCTGATGGTGGGCAACTACCTGACTACCCGGGGACGAGATCTGGCCCAGGATAGGGAAATGATCCGGGCCCTAGGATACACCTCAGGTCTTCTTTAA
- the rsmB gene encoding 16S rRNA (cytosine(967)-C(5))-methyltransferase RsmB: MFTSARELALRTLVRFERDRPPLDETLTRVLEQAPELSSRDRNLVMELVYGTIRYQASLDWLIDAYSKKPRHRLDKEVLCGLRLGIYQILYTRIPDRAAVNETVSLFKGRPTYITGFVNAILRRLCREKDHLPWPPKERDFALYLAVRYSYPTFLVRRWLNLVGEEEIESLLAAGNEVPPLVIRTNTLRINRDQLALFLKKEAQELNLCRYSPEGLILRRPRGPVTKLTGYRQGWFQVQDEASQLVGHLVAPEPGQKVLDACAGVGGKTTHLAQLMKNQGQIQAFDIDKRRLRRLEENLKRLGISNVEIISQDVTEALRGLGAAIYDRILIDAPCSGTGVIRRHPDIKWRRRPEDIKTMSQKQRGLLETLSPLLKKGGVLVYAVCSLEPEEGEGLIEAFLKGHPEFSPISPPGFPAPGLLDSQGFFRTFPHRQAMDGFFAVALKKT, encoded by the coding sequence ATGTTTACCAGTGCCAGAGAGCTGGCTCTGAGGACTTTAGTGCGTTTTGAAAGGGATCGCCCCCCTCTGGATGAAACCCTGACCCGCGTTTTGGAGCAGGCTCCCGAGCTTTCCAGCCGAGATCGTAATCTGGTCATGGAGCTGGTCTATGGAACAATCCGTTACCAGGCCAGTCTGGATTGGCTAATTGACGCCTACTCCAAAAAACCCCGCCACCGTCTGGACAAAGAGGTCCTCTGCGGTCTTCGTCTGGGAATCTACCAAATTCTCTATACCCGGATTCCGGATCGGGCCGCGGTGAACGAAACTGTAAGCCTGTTTAAGGGCCGCCCGACCTATATCACGGGCTTTGTAAATGCCATCTTGAGACGTCTCTGTCGCGAGAAGGACCATCTCCCCTGGCCTCCCAAAGAAAGGGATTTTGCCCTCTACCTGGCGGTAAGATATTCCTATCCGACCTTTCTGGTTCGGCGCTGGCTTAATCTGGTAGGGGAAGAGGAGATCGAATCCCTCCTGGCTGCAGGCAATGAGGTCCCTCCTCTGGTTATCCGAACCAACACCTTAAGAATCAACCGGGATCAACTGGCCCTCTTCCTTAAGAAGGAGGCCCAAGAGCTCAATCTCTGTCGTTATAGCCCCGAAGGACTTATCCTGCGTCGCCCGCGGGGGCCGGTAACCAAGCTCACCGGCTACCGGCAGGGCTGGTTCCAGGTCCAAGACGAGGCCAGCCAGTTAGTGGGCCACCTGGTGGCCCCGGAGCCGGGGCAAAAAGTCCTTGATGCCTGCGCCGGGGTGGGAGGAAAGACCACTCACCTAGCCCAGCTGATGAAAAACCAGGGGCAGATCCAGGCCTTTGACATAGACAAGCGGCGCCTGAGGCGGCTGGAGGAAAACCTCAAGCGCCTGGGGATAAGCAATGTAGAAATTATCAGTCAAGATGTCACGGAAGCTCTTCGCGGCCTTGGAGCGGCCATATATGACCGTATTCTGATAGATGCCCCCTGTAGCGGCACCGGGGTCATTCGACGCCATCCAGATATAAAGTGGCGCCGGAGGCCTGAAGACATAAAGACTATGTCCCAAAAGCAGAGAGGTCTCCTGGAGACCTTATCTCCCCTGCTCAAAAAGGGAGGGGTGCTGGTCTATGCCGTCTGTAGCCTGGAACCAGAGGAGGGGGAGGGGCTTATCGAGGCCTTTCTTAAAGGCCATCCGGAGTTTTCTCCCATAAGCCCCCCTGGCTTTCCGGCCCCTGGTCTTCTCGACTCTCAAGGTTTTTTCCGGACATTTCCCCATCGTCAGGCCATGGATGGTTTCTTTGCTGTAGCCTTAAAGAAGACCTGA
- the fmt gene encoding methionyl-tRNA formyltransferase encodes MKSWSLIFMGTPEFAVPILKALIAGPDEVVAVVCQPDRPRGRGRKPSPPPVKIVAQEAGITVYQPEKIRDPAFISQLKAVSPEAIVVAAYGKILPPEILKLPPRGCINVHASLLPKFRGAAPINWAIISGEEKTGVTIMQMDEGMDTGPIILAREIPIEPEETAGSLAKRLSDLGAELILEAIEGLKEGRLHPRPQPKTGVSYAPPLKKEDGLADFSRPAEELDRLIRGFDPWPTVYTFLQGRRLKLFRPRVIEAPSQAPPGTIVAVSEEGITIATGRGLLLIKEVQLEGRKRLPVAEFTRGYHLKPGMRLG; translated from the coding sequence ATGAAATCCTGGTCTCTTATCTTCATGGGTACCCCAGAGTTTGCCGTCCCCATCCTAAAGGCCCTTATCGCCGGCCCTGATGAGGTGGTAGCTGTAGTCTGCCAGCCAGACAGGCCCAGGGGGAGGGGCCGCAAGCCAAGCCCTCCCCCGGTCAAAATCGTAGCCCAGGAGGCCGGTATCACTGTGTATCAACCGGAGAAGATCCGCGATCCGGCCTTCATCTCCCAACTTAAGGCAGTCTCTCCAGAGGCTATTGTGGTGGCTGCCTATGGGAAGATACTTCCGCCAGAGATTCTGAAACTTCCTCCTCGAGGCTGTATAAATGTTCACGCCTCACTTCTGCCAAAGTTTCGAGGAGCCGCCCCTATCAACTGGGCCATCATCAGCGGAGAAGAAAAGACCGGCGTGACCATCATGCAGATGGACGAAGGCATGGATACCGGTCCCATTATCCTCGCCAGGGAGATTCCTATCGAGCCTGAAGAGACTGCCGGATCTCTGGCCAAGCGGCTCTCCGACCTGGGGGCCGAGTTGATCCTTGAGGCCATAGAGGGGCTTAAAGAGGGCCGGCTTCATCCCCGCCCCCAACCCAAGACGGGAGTCTCCTACGCCCCCCCTCTCAAAAAAGAGGACGGGCTGGCTGATTTTAGCCGACCGGCAGAAGAACTGGATCGACTTATCCGAGGGTTTGATCCCTGGCCTACCGTCTATACCTTCCTTCAAGGACGCCGGCTGAAGCTCTTCCGCCCCCGGGTTATCGAGGCTCCCTCTCAAGCCCCACCGGGGACCATTGTAGCCGTCTCCGAAGAGGGAATCACCATCGCCACCGGCCGAGGGCTTTTGTTAATCAAAGAGGTCCAGCTTGAGGGACGAAAACGACTACCGGTAGCAGAATTCACCCGGGGCTACCACCTTAAGCCGGGGATGAGGCTGGGCTGA
- a CDS encoding radical SAM protein, with translation MAKWQSERLFGIILVMREVGAIKKRWSGRLPIALVFPNTYYLGMSNLGFQVVYGLLNAFDEVVCERVFLPQRGEKIRSIEGGRPLRDFPVILFSVSFEQDYPNVVKILVDSGIPPLARGRKAPLVLAGGVATFMNPEPLAEFVDGFLVGEAEAFGHNLVEVLLEARGEKEEALFRLKERLKAIYIPAEYEPIYLPDGRLKEIRPQGGAPLPISRALAPYPPEVAPHSVIVAEDTEFADTFLLEVGRGCGRGCRFCGAGYVYRPPRPYPLSALSRALETNPTNKVGLIGLEFADRQEIETLCRYLIDRGLALSFSSLRADALTDGFLELLRATGARTATIAPEAGSERLRQVINKGLDEATILEAAERLATTGIVHLKLYFMIGLPTEEDEDLKELVALVRRIRHRLLKVSRGRGQMIDLRVSVNCFVPKPWTPFQWVGFAGVSLLKGRLSWLKRVLGKESNVTATFDLPKWAHFQAVLARGDRRLSQLLLLLGQGVNLNKAYREVNVNPAFYAEREREKDELFPWEVIDIGINREFLWQEYQRSLAARPGPPCRPGRCRLCGVCG, from the coding sequence ATGGCCAAGTGGCAATCGGAACGATTGTTTGGGATAATCTTGGTTATGCGCGAGGTAGGGGCCATCAAGAAACGTTGGTCAGGCCGTCTGCCCATAGCCCTGGTCTTCCCCAATACCTATTACTTGGGGATGTCCAACCTGGGCTTCCAGGTGGTCTATGGCCTTCTTAATGCCTTTGATGAGGTTGTCTGTGAGAGAGTCTTTCTGCCTCAGAGGGGGGAAAAAATACGTTCCATAGAGGGAGGACGCCCCCTTAGGGACTTTCCCGTGATTCTCTTTTCCGTTTCCTTTGAGCAAGATTATCCCAATGTGGTCAAAATTCTGGTTGACTCCGGCATCCCACCCCTGGCCCGGGGGCGGAAGGCCCCGTTGGTTCTGGCCGGGGGAGTGGCCACCTTTATGAATCCGGAGCCCCTGGCTGAGTTTGTCGATGGCTTTTTAGTAGGGGAGGCGGAGGCCTTCGGCCATAATCTCGTAGAGGTTTTACTTGAGGCCCGGGGGGAGAAGGAAGAGGCCCTTTTTCGGCTAAAAGAAAGGCTTAAAGCCATCTATATTCCGGCCGAATATGAGCCTATTTATTTACCTGATGGGCGCCTTAAGGAGATAAGGCCTCAGGGCGGTGCCCCCTTACCCATTTCCCGAGCCCTGGCTCCCTACCCCCCAGAAGTGGCTCCTCACTCGGTAATCGTGGCCGAGGATACGGAATTCGCAGACACCTTTCTGCTAGAGGTGGGCCGGGGCTGTGGTCGGGGCTGCCGTTTTTGCGGGGCCGGTTATGTATACAGACCCCCCCGTCCTTATCCTCTGAGCGCCCTTTCAAGGGCCTTGGAGACTAACCCCACTAATAAAGTGGGGCTCATAGGCCTTGAGTTTGCCGATCGTCAGGAAATTGAAACCCTGTGTCGTTACCTGATTGATCGAGGCTTAGCCCTTTCCTTTTCCTCTCTTCGGGCTGATGCCCTGACCGATGGTTTTCTGGAGCTTCTGCGGGCTACCGGAGCCCGGACAGCCACTATCGCCCCGGAGGCCGGAAGTGAAAGACTCCGACAGGTTATCAATAAGGGACTGGATGAGGCCACTATCCTTGAGGCCGCTGAAAGACTGGCGACCACAGGGATTGTCCATCTTAAACTATACTTTATGATCGGCCTGCCCACTGAGGAGGATGAGGATCTTAAAGAATTGGTGGCCTTGGTCCGTCGCATACGTCATCGTCTTCTTAAGGTTAGTCGGGGGCGGGGTCAGATGATAGATCTCCGGGTGAGCGTAAACTGTTTTGTCCCCAAACCCTGGACTCCCTTTCAGTGGGTAGGCTTTGCCGGAGTCTCCCTTCTTAAGGGGCGTCTTTCCTGGTTGAAAAGGGTCTTGGGAAAGGAATCCAACGTTACGGCAACCTTTGATTTACCCAAGTGGGCCCACTTTCAGGCCGTCCTGGCTCGAGGTGACCGTCGTCTAAGTCAGCTTTTGTTGCTCCTTGGTCAGGGGGTTAACCTTAATAAAGCCTACAGAGAGGTAAATGTGAATCCGGCCTTCTATGCCGAAAGGGAGCGGGAAAAAGACGAACTTTTCCCCTGGGAGGTCATCGATATCGGTATTAATCGGGAATTTCTCTGGCAGGAGTATCAGCGTTCTTTGGCTGCCCGTCCTGGCCCTCCCTGTCGTCCGGGACGTTGCCGTCTCTGTGGCGTCTGTGGCTAG
- a CDS encoding PilZ domain-containing protein gives MGEERREYVRINDRILLRYRPITGEELERCLRDYEEGLADPWPLAFSHPQLTRAADQVLRRLREKNKELAQLFSILNKKLDLILARIEKEEIEKNFRFYTVNISAAGLCLSLPETFSPGQLLELEIGLLPAMHFFRCYGEIVREECDGDENRLGIKFVWMTEEDRERLIEHIFERQVMALRLKRQRQDNP, from the coding sequence ATGGGAGAAGAAAGGAGAGAATACGTCCGCATAAATGACCGCATTCTCCTGCGGTATCGTCCGATAACCGGAGAAGAGCTGGAAAGATGTCTTCGAGACTACGAAGAGGGCCTGGCCGATCCCTGGCCGTTGGCCTTTTCCCATCCTCAGCTAACCAGGGCCGCAGATCAGGTCTTAAGAAGGCTGCGGGAAAAGAATAAAGAACTGGCCCAGTTGTTTTCTATTCTTAACAAAAAGCTGGATCTCATTTTAGCCCGGATCGAAAAAGAAGAAATCGAAAAAAACTTCCGCTTCTATACGGTAAATATAAGCGCTGCCGGTCTGTGCCTCTCTCTACCTGAGACCTTTTCCCCAGGTCAGCTTCTTGAGCTGGAAATCGGCCTCCTGCCAGCCATGCACTTTTTTCGCTGCTATGGGGAGATAGTCAGAGAAGAGTGCGATGGAGATGAAAATCGCCTGGGGATCAAGTTTGTCTGGATGACAGAAGAGGACCGAGAACGTCTCATTGAACACATCTTTGAGCGCCAGGTAATGGCCCTGAGGCTTAAACGACAGCGTCAGGACAATCCCTAG
- a CDS encoding flagellar motor protein MotB, with the protein MGKKGQPEEKKKCPSGAPMWMTTFSDLMSLLLCFFVLLLSFSEMDVARFKEVAGSLKDAFGVQRQEIIYDIPKGLDIVSKEFTPQFTVDELLERVKSAIKLELIKGEIEIEALEDRVVLRLKDEILFDPGSAQLRPAARPILIKLAQALAGFDGEVLVAGHTDSIPPRPGSRWRSNWELSAVRATTVLEFLLSQKTIAPYQTAAIGYGDSRPLYPNDTPQHRAANRRVEIILIQKGHSGLESREVFSGGLDQGPLPR; encoded by the coding sequence ATGGGAAAGAAGGGACAACCAGAGGAGAAGAAAAAATGTCCAAGTGGCGCTCCCATGTGGATGACCACCTTCTCCGACCTTATGTCCCTGCTTCTCTGTTTTTTTGTTCTCCTCCTCTCTTTCTCCGAAATGGACGTGGCCCGCTTTAAAGAGGTGGCCGGCTCTCTTAAGGACGCCTTCGGCGTCCAACGACAAGAAATTATTTATGATATCCCTAAGGGGCTGGATATTGTCTCCAAGGAGTTCACCCCCCAGTTTACGGTAGATGAACTTCTAGAGCGGGTGAAAAGCGCCATCAAGCTGGAACTCATTAAGGGAGAGATAGAGATAGAGGCCCTGGAGGATCGGGTCGTTCTTCGCCTCAAGGATGAGATTCTCTTTGATCCCGGAAGTGCTCAACTTCGCCCGGCGGCCCGGCCCATCCTCATCAAGCTGGCCCAGGCTCTGGCAGGCTTTGACGGTGAAGTCCTGGTAGCCGGCCACACCGATAGCATCCCCCCCAGACCGGGAAGCCGCTGGCGCTCCAACTGGGAGCTCTCGGCTGTCCGAGCCACCACGGTGTTGGAGTTTCTTCTCAGCCAAAAGACCATCGCTCCCTATCAGACAGCGGCCATCGGCTATGGAGACTCTCGGCCCCTTTATCCCAATGATACCCCTCAGCATCGGGCCGCCAATCGGCGGGTAGAGATCATTCTCATCCAAAAGGGCCATTCAGGTCTTGAGTCTCGGGAGGTTTTCTCCGGTGGCCTTGATCAAGGTCCCCTTCCGCGCTAG
- the pomA gene encoding flagellar motor protein PomA, with product MDLGTVVGLVLGVILLFGAILTGGSLGIFINIPSILIVVGGTIASSFIRFSLAEVLGAMKVAMNAFFKKIENPEDIIKELVTLSNIARREGLLKLEKQPVKNPFLKKAIMYCVDGHEADFIEEVLGQEISLTAQRHEIGQSLFKSMGDASPAFGMIGTLIGLVQMLSNMSDPKSIGPSMAVALLTTLYGAVLANLVFLPIADKLALRSQEEQLIKRLIVEGVLGLQKGLNPRVLEELLMTFLPPKKRTTSS from the coding sequence ATGGATCTGGGAACAGTTGTCGGTCTGGTTTTGGGAGTCATCCTCCTTTTTGGGGCCATTCTTACTGGTGGATCGCTGGGAATCTTTATCAACATTCCCTCAATTTTAATTGTTGTTGGTGGAACTATTGCCTCATCATTTATCCGCTTTTCCCTAGCCGAGGTCCTGGGGGCCATGAAAGTGGCCATGAACGCCTTCTTCAAGAAGATTGAAAACCCCGAGGATATCATCAAAGAATTGGTCACCCTCTCCAACATTGCCCGTCGTGAGGGGCTTCTTAAACTGGAGAAACAACCAGTCAAAAATCCTTTCCTGAAGAAGGCCATTATGTACTGTGTCGATGGCCATGAAGCCGACTTCATTGAAGAGGTCTTAGGCCAGGAAATAAGCCTTACAGCCCAGCGGCACGAGATCGGTCAAAGCCTGTTCAAGTCCATGGGAGACGCCTCCCCGGCCTTCGGAATGATCGGCACCCTCATTGGCCTGGTGCAGATGCTGTCCAACATGAGCGACCCCAAATCTATTGGTCCTTCTATGGCCGTGGCCCTCTTAACCACCCTTTATGGAGCCGTGCTGGCTAACCTTGTCTTTCTGCCTATTGCTGACAAATTGGCCCTGCGTTCCCAGGAAGAACAACTCATTAAACGACTTATTGTCGAAGGGGTCCTGGGGCTCCAGAAAGGCCTTAACCCTCGAGTTCTCGAAGAGCTCCTGATGACCTTTCTGCCGCCCAAAAAGAGAACTACTTCTTCATAA
- the rpsF gene encoding 30S ribosomal protein S6, with protein sequence MSQLRRYESLFIIHPDHLEEKDQVFSRLKEIVEKAGGQVVKIEEWGLKKLAYPIQKKKQGFYVLAEFGGPPELPRSLESFMRIDERVIRFVIVKLDDHFVPETGQAEAA encoded by the coding sequence ATGTCTCAACTGCGTCGTTACGAGTCCTTGTTCATTATCCATCCTGATCACCTAGAGGAGAAGGATCAGGTCTTCTCCCGCCTTAAAGAAATCGTCGAGAAGGCCGGGGGCCAGGTTGTCAAGATCGAAGAGTGGGGTCTTAAGAAACTGGCCTATCCTATCCAAAAGAAAAAACAGGGTTTTTATGTTTTGGCCGAATTCGGTGGTCCGCCAGAGCTTCCTCGTTCTTTAGAATCTTTCATGCGAATTGATGAGCGGGTGATCCGCTTTGTCATTGTCAAGCTAGATGATCATTTTGTGCCCGAGACCGGTCAGGCCGAGGCGGCTTAA
- the rpsR gene encoding 30S ribosomal protein S18: protein MQPRRRRFYPRRKVCRFCADSNLRIDYKDPETLKIFITERGKIVPRRITGNCAKHQRQLTTAIKRARIMALLPFVATLEEI, encoded by the coding sequence ATGCAACCCAGAAGGAGAAGATTTTATCCGCGCCGGAAGGTTTGTCGTTTTTGTGCCGACAGTAACCTGAGGATAGACTATAAAGATCCAGAAACTTTAAAGATTTTCATCACTGAAAGGGGTAAAATTGTTCCCCGACGGATCACCGGTAATTGTGCCAAGCATCAGCGCCAGCTAACTACGGCCATCAAGCGGGCCCGGATTATGGCCCTTCTGCCCTTTGTGGCCACTCTGGAAGAGATCTAG
- the rplI gene encoding 50S ribosomal protein L9, translating to MEVILREAIPNLGQAGDIVKVADGYARNYLLPKGKAIIANRKNLAALEKERQIILAKAERERQKLASVAERLEGLVLTIAQRVAEENRLYGSVSAQEIVNALKEHGIEISRRQVMLREPIKHLGEFEVPIKLGGATMANIKVVVVAQE from the coding sequence ATGGAAGTTATTCTAAGAGAGGCCATCCCCAACCTCGGACAGGCTGGAGATATCGTCAAGGTGGCCGACGGTTATGCCCGCAATTACCTTCTTCCCAAGGGTAAGGCCATCATCGCCAACCGCAAGAACTTGGCGGCCCTAGAAAAAGAAAGACAGATTATCTTGGCTAAGGCCGAAAGGGAGCGTCAAAAATTGGCCTCGGTGGCAGAAAGGCTCGAAGGTTTGGTTTTGACTATTGCCCAGCGGGTTGCGGAGGAGAATCGCCTCTATGGATCCGTCTCGGCCCAGGAGATTGTCAACGCCTTGAAAGAACACGGAATTGAGATCTCTCGACGTCAGGTTATGCTCCGGGAACCAATAAAACATCTTGGCGAGTTCGAGGTGCCTATTAAACTTGGTGGAGCAACAATGGCCAATATTAAGGTTGTGGTAGTGGCCCAGGAATAG